Proteins encoded within one genomic window of Streptomyces sp. NBC_00523:
- a CDS encoding cation diffusion facilitator family transporter, whose amino-acid sequence MSASGGTKAIVAALGANLAIAVAKFVAFLFSGSSSMLAESVHSLADSGNQGLLLLGGKRAQREATPQHPFGYGRERYIYAFLVSIVLFSVGGMFAVYEGYEKIRHPHELEAWYWPVGVLVFAIIAEGFSFRTAIKESNETRGSLSWTDFIRRAKAPELPVVLLEDFGALIGLVLALAGVGLALGTGNGVWDGIGTLCIGILLIAIALVLAAETKSLLLGEAAGADQVEKIKAAVVDGDTVTGIIHMRTLHLGPEELLVAAKIAVQHDDTADEVANAINAAESRIRAAVPIARVIYLEPDIYNAAAAAAGTNPAKAPGGTHTTPGPEAPEPGAAEPGAEATDTPAGTEDTGPTESGH is encoded by the coding sequence ATGAGTGCGTCAGGCGGAACCAAGGCGATCGTGGCGGCACTCGGCGCCAACCTCGCGATCGCAGTGGCCAAATTCGTGGCGTTCCTGTTCAGCGGCTCCTCGTCGATGCTCGCGGAGAGCGTCCACTCGCTCGCCGACTCCGGCAACCAGGGCCTGCTGCTCCTCGGCGGCAAGCGGGCCCAGCGCGAGGCCACCCCGCAGCACCCCTTCGGCTACGGCCGCGAGCGCTACATCTACGCCTTCCTCGTCTCCATCGTCCTGTTCTCCGTCGGCGGCATGTTCGCGGTCTACGAGGGCTACGAGAAGATCCGGCACCCCCACGAGCTGGAGGCCTGGTACTGGCCGGTCGGGGTCCTGGTCTTCGCGATCATCGCCGAGGGCTTCTCCTTCCGTACGGCGATCAAGGAGTCCAACGAGACCCGCGGCTCGCTCAGCTGGACGGACTTCATCCGCCGCGCGAAGGCCCCCGAACTCCCCGTCGTACTCCTCGAGGACTTCGGCGCGCTCATCGGTCTGGTCCTCGCCCTCGCCGGCGTCGGCCTGGCCCTCGGCACGGGCAACGGCGTGTGGGACGGCATCGGCACCCTGTGCATCGGCATCCTGCTGATCGCCATCGCGCTCGTCCTGGCCGCCGAGACCAAGTCCCTGCTCCTCGGCGAGGCCGCTGGCGCCGACCAGGTCGAGAAGATCAAGGCCGCTGTGGTCGACGGCGACACCGTCACCGGAATCATCCACATGCGCACGCTCCACCTCGGCCCGGAAGAGCTGCTGGTCGCCGCCAAGATCGCGGTCCAGCACGACGACACCGCCGACGAGGTCGCCAACGCCATCAACGCCGCCGAGTCCCGCATCCGCGCCGCCGTCCCGATCGCCCGGGTGATCTACCTGGAGCCGGACATCTACAACGCGGCGGCGGCAGCGGCCGGCACCAACCCGGCCAAGGCCCCCGGCGGCACCCACACCACCCCCGGCCCGGAAGCCCCCGAACCGGGCGCCGCCGAGCCGGGCGCCGAGGCGACCGACACCCCGGCGGGCACGGAGGACACCGGCCCGACGGAATCCGGCCACTGA
- the manA gene encoding mannose-6-phosphate isomerase, class I, giving the protein MDRLSNTVRPYAWGSTTAIPALLGVAPTGEPQAEMWMGAHPGAPSRIARTETGTAEQSLTDVIDADPARELGTATVEKFGSRLPFLLKLLAAGAPLSLQVHPNLDQARAGYADEESRSVPIDAPHRTYKDANHKPELICALTPFDGLCGFRRPLEAAEAMEGLGVDSLKPYADLLRAQPEEAALREVLTAILTADPDEMAETVTAAAAAAERIGGAYAPYARIAHHFPGDAGVIAAMLLNYVRLQPGEALFLGAGVPHAYLDGLGVEIMANSDNVLRCGLTPKHIDVPELLRIVRFEATDPGILRPEASPSGEELYETPVDEFRLSRFDLSPGAAPADLTAHTPQILLCTAGAPSAGDLALAPGESVFVPAGERVNVSGAGTLFRATVVA; this is encoded by the coding sequence ATGGACCGGCTCTCCAACACCGTGCGCCCGTATGCCTGGGGCTCGACCACCGCGATCCCCGCCCTGCTGGGCGTCGCCCCCACCGGCGAGCCGCAGGCGGAGATGTGGATGGGTGCCCACCCGGGCGCCCCTTCCCGGATCGCCCGCACCGAAACCGGCACCGCCGAGCAGTCCCTCACCGATGTGATCGACGCCGACCCGGCCCGCGAACTCGGCACGGCGACCGTTGAGAAGTTCGGCTCCCGCCTGCCCTTCCTCCTCAAGCTGCTCGCCGCGGGCGCCCCCCTCTCCCTCCAGGTGCACCCGAACCTGGACCAGGCCAGGGCGGGTTACGCGGACGAGGAGAGCCGGTCCGTCCCGATCGACGCCCCCCACCGCACGTACAAGGACGCCAACCACAAGCCCGAGCTGATCTGCGCCCTCACCCCCTTCGACGGCCTGTGCGGATTCCGCCGGCCCCTGGAGGCGGCCGAGGCGATGGAGGGCCTGGGCGTCGACTCCCTGAAGCCGTACGCGGACCTGCTCCGCGCCCAGCCCGAGGAGGCCGCGCTGCGCGAGGTGCTGACGGCGATCCTCACCGCGGACCCGGACGAAATGGCCGAAACGGTGACCGCCGCAGCGGCCGCCGCCGAGCGGATCGGCGGCGCCTACGCCCCGTACGCCCGCATCGCCCACCACTTCCCCGGCGACGCGGGCGTCATCGCGGCCATGCTGCTCAACTACGTACGGCTCCAGCCCGGCGAGGCGCTGTTCCTCGGCGCCGGCGTCCCGCACGCCTACCTCGACGGCCTCGGCGTCGAGATCATGGCCAACTCGGACAATGTGCTGCGCTGCGGCCTGACACCCAAGCACATCGACGTCCCCGAACTCCTGCGGATCGTCCGCTTCGAGGCGACCGACCCGGGCATCCTCCGCCCGGAGGCGTCCCCGTCGGGCGAGGAGCTGTACGAGACGCCGGTGGACGAGTTCCGCCTGTCCCGCTTCGACCTGTCACCCGGCGCCGCCCCCGCCGACCTGACCGCGCACACCCCGCAGATCCTGCTGTGCACGGCGGGTGCCCCGAGCGCGGGCGACCTCGCCCTCGCACCCGGCGAATCGGTCTTCGTACCGGCCGGCGAGCGGGTAAATGTGTCCGGAGCGGGCACCCTGTTCCGTGCGACAGTGGTGGCCTGA
- a CDS encoding SIS domain-containing protein, which yields MLDESLLDAPDALARADRRDLLRGAAEAGARVRTAVRHATEAGITELKAEGRPRAVLVAGPGTAATGVADLIAALAGASAPVTRIPPTGVAPAPGALRWTLPGWAGSVDLLLIATADGSEPGLALLAEQAYRRGCTVVAVAPLRSPLREAVHGVHGLVVPMASAPHGEYDAETSTAGPGTLWALLTPLLALLDRVGLVTAPADVLQSVADRLDRTAERCGPAIATYSNPAKTLAAELADTLPLIWTEGEAAGPVGRRFAAVLSELSGRPALAAALPEALPAHGGLLAGAFAAGADPDDFFRDRVEESEPLHARVVLLRDRPTGGLSAAPAARELALGHDTAISELEPEEGSTLESLAELLAVTDFAAVYLSLASTAGA from the coding sequence ATGCTCGACGAGTCGTTGCTCGACGCCCCCGACGCCCTGGCCCGAGCCGACCGCCGCGACCTGCTCCGCGGCGCCGCCGAGGCCGGGGCCCGGGTCCGCACCGCCGTCCGGCACGCGACGGAGGCCGGGATCACCGAGCTGAAGGCGGAGGGCCGCCCCCGCGCCGTCCTCGTCGCGGGCCCCGGCACCGCCGCGACCGGCGTCGCGGACCTGATCGCCGCACTCGCCGGCGCCTCCGCCCCGGTCACCCGCATCCCCCCGACCGGTGTCGCCCCCGCCCCCGGCGCACTCCGCTGGACCCTGCCCGGCTGGGCCGGCTCCGTGGACCTGCTGCTCATCGCCACGGCGGACGGCTCCGAACCGGGCCTCGCCCTCCTCGCGGAGCAGGCGTACCGCAGGGGCTGCACGGTCGTGGCCGTCGCGCCCCTGCGTTCCCCGCTGCGGGAGGCGGTCCACGGAGTGCACGGCCTCGTCGTCCCGATGGCCTCCGCCCCGCACGGCGAGTACGACGCCGAGACCTCGACCGCGGGCCCCGGCACCCTCTGGGCCCTGCTCACCCCGCTCCTCGCCCTGCTCGACCGCGTCGGCCTGGTCACCGCCCCCGCTGACGTGCTCCAGAGCGTCGCGGACCGCCTGGACCGCACGGCGGAGCGCTGCGGCCCGGCCATCGCCACGTACAGCAACCCGGCCAAGACCCTCGCCGCCGAACTCGCGGACACCCTCCCGCTGATCTGGACGGAGGGTGAGGCGGCCGGCCCCGTCGGACGTCGGTTCGCCGCGGTTCTCTCGGAGCTCTCGGGCCGCCCGGCCCTCGCCGCCGCACTCCCGGAGGCGCTGCCGGCCCACGGCGGCCTGCTGGCGGGCGCCTTCGCCGCGGGCGCGGACCCGGACGACTTCTTCCGCGATCGCGTCGAGGAGTCGGAGCCCCTGCACGCCCGCGTGGTGCTGCTCCGCGACCGCCCGACCGGCGGCCTCAGCGCCGCCCCCGCCGCCCGCGAACTGGCCCTCGGCCACGACACCGCGATCAGCGAGCTCGAACCGGAGGAGGGCAGCACCCTCGAATCCCTCGCGGAACTGCTCGCCGTCACCGACTTCGCCGCGGTCTACCTGTCGCTCGCCTCGACGGCCGGTGCCTGA
- a CDS encoding Trm112 family protein, with translation MPLEAGLLEILACPACHAPLDDQTAADTPELICTGTDCGLAYPVRDGIPVLLVDEARRPA, from the coding sequence ATGCCGCTCGAAGCCGGCCTCCTGGAGATCCTGGCCTGCCCCGCCTGCCACGCCCCCCTGGACGACCAGACGGCAGCCGACACCCCGGAACTCATCTGCACCGGCACCGACTGCGGCCTCGCCTACCCCGTCCGGGACGGCATCCCCGTACTCCTCGTGGACGAGGCCCGCCGCCCGGCGTAA
- a CDS encoding phosphomannomutase/phosphoglucomutase, protein MTADLSQLVKAYDVRGVVPDQWDEELAALFGAAFVEVTGADAIVIGHDMRPTSPALSGAFAGGAAARGADVTLIGLCSTDQLYYASGALDLPGAMFTASHNPAQYNGIKMCRAGAAPVGQDTGLAEIRTLVEEWSEKGTPEPVATPGTVTGRDTLTDYAAHLLSLVDLTAIRPLKVVVDAGNGMGGHTVPTVFAGLPVDLVPMYFELDGTFPNHEANPLDPKNITDLQARVLAEGADLGLAFDGDADRCFVVDERGEGVSPSAITALVAARELARNGGRGTIIHNLITSHSVPEVVREHGGTPVRTRVGHSFIKAEMAAHGAIFGGEHSAHYYFRDFWNADTGMLAALHVLAALGGQEAPLSSLVAQYDRYAGSGEINSTVDDQQARTAKVATAFAHQENATTDTLDGLTVTTPTWWFNLRPSNTEPLLRLNVEADDEETMARVRDEVLALIRA, encoded by the coding sequence GTGACCGCAGACCTGTCGCAGCTCGTGAAGGCGTACGACGTGCGCGGAGTCGTGCCCGACCAGTGGGACGAGGAGCTGGCCGCACTCTTCGGGGCGGCCTTCGTCGAGGTGACCGGCGCGGACGCGATCGTGATCGGCCACGACATGCGCCCCACCTCCCCGGCCCTGTCCGGGGCGTTCGCCGGCGGCGCGGCGGCGCGCGGTGCCGACGTCACGCTGATCGGCCTCTGCTCGACGGACCAGCTGTACTACGCGTCCGGGGCGCTGGACCTGCCCGGCGCGATGTTCACCGCCTCGCACAACCCCGCGCAGTACAACGGCATCAAGATGTGCCGGGCGGGCGCGGCGCCGGTCGGCCAGGACACCGGCCTGGCCGAGATCCGGACGCTGGTGGAGGAGTGGTCCGAGAAGGGCACCCCCGAGCCGGTCGCGACCCCGGGGACGGTCACCGGGCGCGACACCCTCACCGACTACGCCGCCCATCTGCTCTCCCTGGTGGACCTGACGGCGATCCGCCCCCTCAAGGTCGTCGTGGACGCGGGCAACGGCATGGGCGGCCACACCGTCCCCACGGTCTTCGCCGGGCTGCCCGTGGACCTGGTCCCCATGTACTTCGAGCTGGACGGCACCTTCCCGAACCACGAGGCCAACCCGCTGGACCCGAAGAACATCACGGACCTCCAGGCCCGCGTACTGGCCGAGGGCGCCGACCTGGGCCTCGCCTTCGACGGCGACGCGGACCGCTGCTTCGTGGTGGACGAACGGGGCGAAGGCGTCTCGCCGTCGGCGATCACCGCCCTGGTCGCGGCCCGCGAACTGGCCCGCAACGGCGGCCGGGGCACGATCATCCACAACCTGATCACCTCCCACTCCGTCCCCGAGGTCGTACGCGAACACGGCGGCACCCCCGTCCGCACCAGGGTCGGCCACTCCTTCATCAAGGCCGAGATGGCCGCCCACGGCGCGATCTTCGGCGGCGAGCACTCGGCCCATTACTACTTCCGCGACTTCTGGAACGCCGATACGGGCATGCTCGCCGCCCTCCACGTACTCGCTGCCCTCGGCGGCCAGGAGGCCCCCCTCTCGTCCCTGGTCGCCCAGTACGACCGCTACGCCGGGTCGGGCGAGATCAACTCCACGGTGGACGACCAGCAGGCCCGCACGGCGAAGGTGGCAACCGCCTTCGCCCACCAGGAGAACGCCACCACGGACACCCTGGACGGCCTCACGGTGACCACCCCCACCTGGTGGTTCAACCTCCGCCCGTCCAACACGGAACCCCTGCTGCGCCTGAACGTGGAGGCGGACGACGAGGAGACGATGGCCAGGGTGAGGGACGAGGTACTGGCCCTGATCCGCGCATAG
- a CDS encoding DUF3499 domain-containing protein: MSPVRRCSRTACGRPAVATLTYVYADSTAVLGPLATYAEPHCYDLCAEHSERLTAPRGWEVVRLSDPSAPSRPSGDDLEALANAVREAARPQERGDGTQGGGRRTADPMEVARRGHLRVLRSPDS, encoded by the coding sequence GTGAGCCCTGTACGTCGCTGTTCGCGCACCGCGTGCGGCCGCCCTGCCGTCGCGACACTGACGTACGTCTATGCCGACTCGACTGCGGTCCTCGGCCCGCTCGCCACCTACGCCGAGCCCCACTGCTACGACCTCTGTGCCGAGCACAGTGAGCGGCTGACCGCGCCACGGGGCTGGGAGGTCGTCCGGCTCTCCGACCCGTCCGCGCCCAGCCGCCCCAGCGGCGACGACCTGGAAGCGCTGGCCAACGCCGTACGGGAAGCCGCTCGCCCGCAGGAGCGCGGCGACGGCACCCAGGGCGGCGGCCGCCGGACCGCCGACCCGATGGAGGTAGCCCGCAGGGGTCACCTCCGCGTCCTGCGCTCACCCGACTCCTGA
- a CDS encoding metallopeptidase family protein, whose protein sequence is MDSSVPPSPSEPRPRRRDRHGRGMRGPVAPPQVPLSTSRADNFRDLVQDSVERLERRWPQLAEVDFVVLEVPETAEETVPLGAAVSAEKGRPARITVYRRPVELRTKSRDERALLVHEIVVEQVAELLGLAPESVDPRYGQE, encoded by the coding sequence ATGGACAGTTCCGTACCGCCCAGCCCGTCCGAGCCGCGTCCGCGGCGCCGGGACCGACACGGCCGAGGCATGCGCGGGCCCGTCGCCCCGCCGCAGGTGCCGCTGTCGACGAGCCGCGCGGACAACTTCCGCGATCTCGTCCAGGACTCGGTGGAGCGGCTGGAGCGGCGCTGGCCGCAGCTGGCGGAGGTCGACTTCGTCGTCCTGGAGGTGCCGGAGACGGCGGAGGAGACGGTTCCGCTGGGTGCCGCGGTCTCCGCCGAGAAGGGCCGGCCCGCCCGCATCACCGTCTACCGGCGCCCCGTCGAGCTGCGCACCAAGAGCCGTGACGAGCGCGCCCTGCTCGTCCACGAGATCGTGGTCGAGCAGGTCGCGGAGCTCCTGGGGCTGGCGCCCGAGTCGGTCGATCCCCGTTACGGGCAGGAGTAG
- a CDS encoding DUF5719 family protein, with amino-acid sequence MKSTSALSLIAGAVALAAVTGFAALNEPSGGSTAEARTATRLPVERTSLLCPAPGLSDLSETAYTAFTPSGGSGGSATAGAAELLSSAKDDEASTDDKSDDKDKKDKDKKSKSEKDKADKPVVSLKEPGKPATGKASGADSPALIGTATGRLAPGWTAQQTTTIEAGDGRGLLGISCTVPDTDFWFPAASTAKSREDYVHLTNPDDTAAVADIELYGPDGSLKSDVGEGITVPAGSGVRVLISTLTSKAADDVTVHVTTRTGRVGAAVRAADDETGSDWLTASAEPAGTVVLPGIPADASSVRLVAFAPGDDDADLGIKLLGKTGAVTPAGHEELHVKSHMTAGMDLKDITRGEAGSLMLVPSEKGRATPVVAALRVVRGKGDKQEVAYIPATAPVGARATVADNRSKGSVLSLTAPGAAATVKVTASAGSGGGTPVSKTYKIAAGTTTAVTPPMPTGLKGTYALTVETQSGGPVHAARTLTETVNGIQMFTVQTMPDDRGTVEVPAARQDLSVLDD; translated from the coding sequence GTGAAGTCCACCAGCGCCCTGTCCCTCATCGCCGGAGCGGTTGCCCTGGCCGCCGTCACCGGGTTCGCCGCGCTCAACGAACCGTCGGGCGGCAGCACGGCCGAAGCGAGGACGGCCACCCGGCTGCCCGTCGAACGCACCAGCCTGCTCTGCCCGGCGCCCGGCCTCTCCGACCTCTCGGAGACGGCGTACACGGCCTTCACGCCGTCCGGCGGAAGCGGCGGCTCCGCCACGGCCGGCGCCGCCGAGCTCCTGTCCTCCGCGAAGGACGACGAGGCGAGCACCGACGACAAGTCCGACGACAAGGACAAGAAGGACAAGGACAAGAAGAGCAAGAGCGAGAAGGACAAGGCGGACAAGCCGGTGGTCTCCCTCAAGGAGCCCGGCAAGCCCGCCACCGGCAAGGCGTCGGGCGCCGACTCACCCGCCCTCATCGGCACCGCGACCGGCCGCCTCGCCCCCGGCTGGACCGCCCAGCAGACCACCACCATCGAGGCGGGCGACGGCCGCGGCCTGCTCGGCATCAGCTGCACCGTGCCCGACACCGACTTCTGGTTCCCCGCGGCGAGCACCGCCAAGTCCCGCGAGGACTACGTCCACCTCACCAACCCGGACGACACCGCGGCCGTCGCCGACATCGAGCTGTACGGCCCGGACGGCTCCCTCAAGTCCGACGTCGGCGAGGGCATCACCGTCCCGGCGGGCTCCGGCGTCCGGGTCCTGATCTCGACGCTCACGAGCAAGGCCGCCGACGACGTCACCGTCCACGTCACCACCCGTACGGGCCGGGTCGGCGCGGCCGTCAGGGCGGCGGACGACGAGACCGGCAGCGACTGGCTCACCGCCTCCGCCGAACCGGCCGGCACGGTCGTGCTGCCCGGCATCCCGGCGGACGCGAGCTCGGTACGCCTGGTGGCCTTCGCCCCCGGCGACGACGACGCCGACCTCGGCATCAAGCTGCTCGGCAAGACCGGCGCAGTCACCCCGGCCGGTCACGAGGAACTGCACGTCAAGTCGCACATGACCGCCGGGATGGACCTCAAGGACATCACCCGCGGCGAGGCGGGCTCGCTGATGCTGGTGCCCTCCGAGAAGGGCCGGGCCACCCCGGTCGTCGCCGCCCTGCGCGTGGTCCGGGGCAAGGGCGACAAGCAGGAGGTCGCCTACATCCCGGCGACCGCCCCGGTGGGCGCGCGCGCCACCGTCGCCGACAACCGGTCCAAGGGCTCGGTCCTCTCCCTCACCGCCCCCGGCGCCGCTGCGACCGTCAAGGTCACGGCGTCGGCCGGCAGCGGCGGCGGTACGCCGGTCAGCAAGACGTACAAGATCGCGGCGGGCACGACCACGGCGGTCACCCCGCCCATGCCGACGGGCCTCAAGGGCACCTACGCCCTGACGGTCGAGACTCAGTCGGGCGGCCCGGTGCACGCCGCGCGCACGCTCACCGAGACGGTGAACGGCATCCAGATGTTCACCGTGCAGACGATGCCGGACGACCGGGGCACGGTGGAGGTCCCGGCGGCCCGTCAGGACCTGTCGGTGCTGGACGACTGA